In the genome of Chaetodon auriga isolate fChaAug3 chromosome 15, fChaAug3.hap1, whole genome shotgun sequence, one region contains:
- the vtnb gene encoding vitronectin b: MKPAVVLLGLVLLLDATLAAEESCAGRCGSFDPHRKCQCDSMCVYYGSCCQDFDATCPKKTARGDTFEEADDLTEAVTTPGDSTTTLTPTFNTVAATTPASPPPTTTPGPTPPVEPDAAPCSGRPFDAFLQLKNGSIYAFRGEYFFELDDKSILPGYPKLIQDVWGMPGPIDAAFTRINCQGKTYIFKGNQYWRFDGDVLDEDYPRDISVGYDGIPDGVDAAFAIPAPSHRGKEKAYFFKGDKYYQYEFKHQPSHEECVQMSRSSPSMLFTRYTDLFCDQTWEDFFTELFGGSSSSHQAGPRFTSRDWQGIRPPVDAAMVGRVYLSTKPTSPPLARRRFNRRRGPSKKRAQRRRKSRHVLFDDLWGYDDWFNYGDYSDIIDESTTQEYKSTPVQNVYFFKKDKYYRVDLQTKRVDFASPPYPRSIAKYWLGCTREDTPDASRAEKR, translated from the exons ATGAAGCCAGCAGTGGTTCTGCTGGGCCTCGTCCTCCTGCTGGACGCCACCCTTGCTGCAGAAG AGTCCTGTGCGGGTCGCTGCGGCTCCTTTGACCCTCATAGGAAATGTCAGTGTGACTCCATGTGTGTGTACTATGGAAGCTGCTGCCAGGACTTTGACGCCACCTGTCCTAAAAAAA CTGCACGTGGCGACACCTTCGAGGAAGCGGATGACCTAACAGAGGCAGTGACCACCCCTGGAGACAGCACAACAACTCTCACACCAACTTTCAATACAGTTGCAGCAACCACGCCTGCCTCTCCTCCGCCCACCACCACACCAGGGCCCACACCGCCCGTAGAACCCGATGCTGCACCCTGCAGCGGTCGACCTTTTGACGCtttcctgcagctgaagaaCGGGTCCATCTATGCATTTAGAG GTGAATATTTTTTTGAGTTGGATGACAAGTCCATACTTCCTGGTTACCCCAAACTCATCCAGGATGTGTGGGGCATGCCTGGGCCCATCGACGCTGCATTCACACGCATCAACTGCCAGGGAAAAACCTACATCTTCAAG GGAAACCAGTATTGGAGGTTTGACGGTGATGTCTTGGATGAGGACTATCCGCGGGACATTTCAGTCGGCTATGATGGCATACCAGATGGTGTTGATGCCGCGTTTGCCATACCCGCACCAAGTCACCGTGGCAAAGAGAAAGCCTATTTTTTCAAAG GGGACAAGTATTACCAGTATGAGTTCAAGCACCAGCCTTCCCATGAAGAGTGTGTCCAGATGAGCAGGTCTTCCCCGTCTATGCTGTTCACACGATACACCGATCTCTTCTGCGATCAGACATGGGAAGACTTCTTTACCGAGCTCTTTGGAGGCTCCT CAAGCAGCCACCAAGCAGGCCCTCGTTTCACCAGTAGGGACTGGCAGGGCATCAGGCCCCCCGTAGACGCTGCCATGGTCGGACGAGTCTACCTCAGTACCAAACCCACATCACCTCCACTAGCGAGGAGGCGGTTCAATCGGAGGAGGGGGCCCAGCAAGAAGCGTGCACAGCGAAGAAGGAAGAGTCGCCATGTACTGTTTGATGATTTGTGGGGTTATGATGATTGGTTTAACTACGGTGACTACAGCGACATCATTGACGAGAGCACCACACAGGAATACAAAAGCACCCCTGttcaaaatgtgtattttttcaagAAAG ataaATACTACAGAGTAGATCTGCAGACTAAACGTGTGGACTTTGCAAGCCCTCCTTACCCACGATCCATTGCAAAATACTGGCTGGGCTGCACGCGTGAAGACACACCTGATGCATCGAGGGCAGAGAAGAGATAG